One region of Roseicitreum antarcticum genomic DNA includes:
- a CDS encoding prepilin peptidase, whose protein sequence is MMYFPAAAAAWMLPGVVLIGLWVAWSDMKFMRIPNKAVMALLLLYVAIGPFVLPLSLWAWGGVHLAVVLAIGFLMTLTGLVGAGDAKFAAAMAPFIMIGDLSLFLPMLAAVIIASLVAHRVVRRIPAVRAAAPTWASWERREFPMGLALGPALAFYMALAAVYGV, encoded by the coding sequence ATGATGTATTTCCCCGCAGCGGCGGCGGCATGGATGCTGCCCGGGGTCGTCCTGATCGGGCTGTGGGTGGCCTGGAGCGACATGAAGTTCATGCGCATCCCCAACAAGGCGGTGATGGCGCTGCTGCTGTTGTACGTCGCCATCGGCCCGTTCGTGCTGCCGCTGAGCCTTTGGGCCTGGGGCGGGGTGCATCTGGCGGTGGTGCTGGCGATCGGCTTCTTGATGACGCTTACCGGGCTGGTGGGCGCGGGGGATGCGAAATTCGCCGCTGCCATGGCACCCTTCATCATGATTGGCGATCTGTCGTTGTTCCTGCCCATGCTTGCTGCGGTCATCATTGCCAGTTTGGTGGCGCATCGCGTGGTCCGCCGCATCCCGGCTGTGCGTGCTGCCGCGCCCACCTGGGCGTCTTGGGAGCGGCGGGAGTTTCCCATGGGTCTGGCGCTGGGTCCGGCGCTGGCGTTTTACATGGCGCTGGCGGCGGTCTATGGCGTGTGA
- a CDS encoding AAA family ATPase — translation MASIAKVHEEAPEFRACTVSRDIGKFELLIEDMEVVLGDAWGDLSFQAALTFLEQPDAAALEFLAVVMDEEDEAHLTLIRRLIKRAREKDIRVLLVAEELSPILLHQLLRLGADDFLPYPLPEDALRDVLERLRQPPLAVAPGAAVTSGGGKRGAVLAVQSMAGGAGGSTFAVNLAGTLAQISKDDARSVCLLDLDLQRGSVSTYLDMPRTERVYELLSNLSDMDGEAFTHALQPCQDRMKVLTAPADMLPFDILSVEDVASLIAMARSHFDYVIIDMPGVVVQWTEAVLNAADVYFALLLLDMRSAQNTLRLIRALSAEDLSTEKLRFVLNRAPKFTDLAGKSRAKRMAESLDISFQLMIPDGLAQVSESNDHGLLLANFAPKNPVHKEIRKLAEQLYDLDRAAEAAGS, via the coding sequence ATGGCGAGTATCGCGAAAGTTCACGAAGAGGCGCCGGAGTTCCGCGCCTGCACCGTATCGCGCGACATCGGCAAGTTTGAACTGTTGATCGAAGACATGGAAGTCGTGCTGGGCGATGCCTGGGGCGACCTGTCGTTTCAGGCCGCGCTGACCTTTCTGGAGCAGCCCGACGCGGCAGCGCTGGAATTCCTGGCCGTGGTCATGGACGAGGAAGACGAGGCACATCTGACGCTGATCCGTCGCCTTATCAAGCGCGCCCGAGAAAAGGACATCCGGGTGCTGTTGGTGGCCGAAGAGCTGAGCCCGATCCTGCTGCACCAGTTGTTGCGGCTGGGCGCGGATGATTTCCTGCCCTATCCGTTGCCTGAAGATGCGTTGCGCGATGTACTGGAGCGCCTGCGCCAGCCCCCCTTGGCCGTGGCCCCGGGGGCCGCTGTCACATCGGGTGGCGGCAAGCGCGGCGCAGTGCTGGCGGTGCAGTCGATGGCCGGCGGGGCGGGGGGCAGTACCTTTGCAGTGAACCTGGCCGGAACGTTGGCGCAGATCTCGAAAGATGATGCGCGCAGCGTTTGCCTGCTGGATCTGGACCTGCAACGTGGCTCGGTCTCGACCTATCTGGACATGCCGCGCACCGAACGGGTGTATGAACTGCTGTCGAACCTGAGCGACATGGATGGTGAGGCCTTCACCCATGCGCTGCAACCCTGTCAGGACCGCATGAAGGTGCTGACAGCGCCTGCGGATATGTTGCCGTTCGACATCTTGTCGGTCGAGGACGTGGCGTCGCTGATCGCGATGGCACGCAGCCATTTTGACTACGTCATCATTGATATGCCGGGCGTGGTGGTTCAGTGGACCGAGGCAGTGCTGAATGCCGCCGATGTCTATTTCGCGCTGCTGCTGCTGGACATGCGTTCAGCGCAGAACACGTTGCGGCTGATCCGCGCGCTGAGCGCGGAAGACCTGTCGACGGAAAAGCTGCGTTTCGTGCTGAACCGCGCGCCCAAATTCACCGATCTGGCGGGCAAGTCGCGCGCCAAGCGCATGGCCGAAAGTCTGGACATCAGCTTTCAACTGATGATCCCCGATGGTTTGGCGCAAGTGTCGGAATCGAATGACCACGGGCTTTTGCTGGCCAATTTCGCGCCCAAGAACCCGGTTCACAAGGAAATCCGCAAACTGGCAGAGCAGTTGTATGACCTTGACCGCGCCGCCGAGGCCGCTGGTTCCTAG
- a CDS encoding CpaF family protein, producing MFARYRKPSIQPHLPSAGDAARVPDATASAMAVQAARAPVGKLRARAAQDATTTDTPAQEKDKRRKLRLNEIKSELHKRLLENLNLAAIDTASEADLKSEISAIVAEALGEMNFVLNTDERLTLNQELYFEVMGLGPLEPLLKDDTVNDILVNGPKRVFVERNGKLELSDVTFRDEKHLMRIIDKIVSAVGRRVDESNPYVDARLADGSRFNAMVPPVAVDGSLVSIRKFKKEKLGIDDLTRFGAFSEEMAMYLEAAVATRLNVIVSGGTGSGKTTTLNALSSFIDNSERILTIEDTAELQLQQVHVGRMESRPPNIEGKGAVTQRDCLRNALRMRPDRIIVGETRGEEVIDMLQAMNTGHDGSMTTIHANSARDGISRLENMVAMAGIDMPLKAVRSQIGAAVNLIVQVTRLQDGTRRMLSITEVTGMEGEVITLQEVFRFERTGMEPNGKILGHFTGTGLRSHYADRFKRWGYDLPASIYEPVKGE from the coding sequence ATGTTTGCCAGATACAGAAAACCGAGCATTCAGCCCCACCTGCCTTCGGCGGGGGATGCGGCGCGCGTGCCGGACGCTACGGCATCGGCGATGGCGGTGCAGGCAGCCCGCGCCCCGGTCGGCAAGCTGCGCGCCCGCGCCGCCCAGGACGCCACGACGACGGACACCCCTGCGCAAGAAAAAGACAAGCGGCGCAAGCTGCGGCTGAACGAGATCAAGAGCGAGCTGCACAAACGCCTGCTGGAAAACCTGAACCTTGCCGCGATCGACACCGCCAGCGAGGCGGATCTGAAGTCCGAAATCTCCGCCATCGTCGCGGAAGCGCTGGGTGAGATGAACTTCGTGCTCAACACCGATGAGCGGCTGACGCTGAATCAGGAACTGTATTTCGAGGTGATGGGTCTGGGCCCGCTGGAACCTTTGCTGAAGGACGATACGGTCAACGATATTCTGGTGAACGGGCCGAAACGGGTGTTCGTGGAGCGCAACGGCAAGCTTGAACTGTCGGATGTGACCTTCCGCGATGAAAAGCACCTGATGCGGATCATCGACAAGATCGTGTCGGCGGTGGGGCGTCGGGTGGACGAATCCAACCCCTATGTCGATGCGCGGCTGGCGGACGGGTCACGCTTCAACGCGATGGTGCCGCCGGTGGCTGTCGATGGCAGTCTGGTGTCGATCCGGAAATTCAAGAAGGAAAAGCTGGGCATCGACGACCTGACCCGGTTCGGCGCGTTTTCGGAAGAAATGGCGATGTACCTTGAAGCCGCAGTTGCGACGCGGCTGAACGTCATCGTGTCGGGCGGCACCGGGTCGGGGAAAACCACGACGCTGAACGCGCTGTCGAGCTTCATCGACAATTCCGAACGCATCCTGACGATCGAGGATACGGCGGAATTGCAGTTGCAGCAGGTGCATGTTGGCCGGATGGAAAGCCGTCCGCCCAACATCGAAGGCAAAGGCGCGGTCACGCAACGCGACTGTCTGCGCAACGCGCTTCGGATGCGCCCCGACCGGATCATCGTGGGCGAGACGCGGGGCGAGGAAGTGATCGACATGCTTCAGGCCATGAACACCGGGCATGACGGGTCGATGACGACGATCCACGCAAACTCGGCCCGCGACGGGATCAGCCGGTTGGAAAACATGGTGGCGATGGCCGGGATCGACATGCCCCTGAAGGCAGTGCGCAGTCAGATCGGCGCCGCCGTCAACCTGATCGTGCAGGTGACACGCCTGCAAGACGGGACGCGGCGCATGCTGTCGATCACCGAAGTGACGGGCATGGAGGGCGAGGTCATCACCCTGCAAGAGGTTTTCCGCTTCGAGCGCACGGGGATGGAGCCTAATGGCAAGATCCTGGGGCATTTCACCGGCACGGGCCTGCGCTCGCATTATGCAGACCGCTTCAAACGGTGGGGCTATGACCTGCCGGCCAGCATCTATGAGCCGGTGAAAGGGGAATAA
- a CDS encoding ligase-associated DNA damage response DEXH box helicase, with protein MTGLPDPFQTWFAAQGWRLHAHQQDLLARADAPALLLVAPTGAGKTLAGFLPSLMELGTAPPPGLHTLYVSPLKALTADIGRNLKRPIDGMGLQIRVEDRTGDTTSSVKRRQRADPPHILLTTPESLAVLLSQPDCGRMFAGLSRVVVDEIHALAESKRGDQLALSLARLQHLAPGMRRVGLSATVEDPAALGQFLACHPDPSEIRHADPGPAPDIAMLDAGVAPPWAGGGGRYAIAAILEQVKAHRTTLIFHNTRAQAELFFHDLWLQNADALPIAIHHGSLSRDARARTEAAMTEGRLRAIVCTGTLDLGIDWGDVDLVIQVGAPRNVKRLVQRIGRANHRPNVPSKARLVPANRFEVVECLAALQAVQARDLDGAPRGPGPRDVLCQHILATAAAGPFDADALFAEVTTAGPYTALSRARFDACLDFAATGGYALRAYDRWQRLMQRPDGMWQLRDPRAAASIRMNLGTIIDIETLKVRMRRSRGGAPLGEVEESFAATLTAGDTFLIGGQVVRYEGLREMTVEVSRSPGRDPKVAVFNGTKFATSTLLADRILQILQAEDWPDLPGHTRDWLALQRAVSRLPQPDRLLLETFPHDGRQHLCVYGFAGRNAQQTLGLLLTRRMEDAGLHPLGFVATDYATLIWGLDPVTDPHALIRAADLRDGLETWLQGNAVMKRTFRASAVIAGLIDRVHQGQRKSGRQATFSSDILYETLIKYDPGHLLLDITREEAMRGLVDFGRIEAMLARVADRVDHVALPRVSPLAAPLFLEPGRIPIHGAGRERLLSDAAEKLMRTAGLTP; from the coding sequence ATGACCGGATTGCCCGACCCCTTTCAGACATGGTTTGCCGCGCAGGGCTGGCGGCTGCATGCGCATCAGCAAGACCTGCTGGCGCGCGCCGACGCGCCTGCGCTGCTGCTTGTTGCGCCCACCGGGGCGGGCAAGACGCTGGCAGGGTTTCTGCCCAGTCTGATGGAGCTGGGCACAGCGCCGCCGCCGGGGTTGCACACGCTCTATGTCTCGCCCTTGAAGGCGCTGACGGCGGATATTGGCCGCAACCTGAAGCGTCCCATCGACGGTATGGGCCTGCAGATCCGGGTCGAGGATCGCACCGGCGACACCACTTCCAGCGTCAAGCGGCGGCAGCGCGCCGACCCGCCACATATCTTGCTGACCACGCCCGAAAGCCTTGCCGTGCTGCTGAGCCAGCCCGATTGCGGGCGGATGTTTGCCGGGCTGTCGCGGGTGGTGGTCGATGAGATCCACGCGCTGGCCGAGAGCAAGCGCGGCGATCAACTGGCGCTGAGCCTCGCGCGGTTGCAGCATCTGGCGCCCGGCATGCGCCGGGTGGGCCTGTCGGCGACGGTGGAAGATCCAGCCGCGCTGGGGCAGTTTCTGGCCTGTCACCCCGACCCGAGCGAAATCCGCCATGCCGACCCCGGCCCGGCGCCTGACATCGCCATGCTGGATGCCGGTGTTGCGCCGCCATGGGCGGGCGGCGGCGGGCGCTATGCGATTGCGGCCATCTTGGAGCAGGTGAAGGCGCATCGCACCACGTTGATTTTCCACAACACCCGCGCGCAGGCCGAATTGTTCTTCCATGACCTTTGGTTGCAGAATGCCGATGCGCTGCCCATTGCCATCCATCATGGCAGCCTGTCGCGTGACGCCCGTGCGCGGACCGAGGCCGCGATGACCGAAGGCCGCCTGCGCGCCATCGTCTGCACCGGCACGCTGGATCTGGGCATCGACTGGGGCGATGTCGATCTGGTCATTCAGGTCGGCGCGCCGCGCAATGTCAAACGGCTGGTGCAGCGCATCGGGCGTGCCAACCACCGTCCTAATGTGCCGTCGAAGGCGCGGCTGGTGCCTGCGAACCGGTTCGAGGTGGTGGAATGTCTGGCCGCCCTTCAGGCGGTGCAAGCGCGCGATCTGGACGGCGCGCCGCGTGGCCCGGGGCCCCGCGATGTGCTGTGCCAGCACATCCTTGCCACGGCTGCCGCCGGGCCGTTTGATGCGGACGCGCTGTTTGCCGAAGTCACGACGGCGGGTCCCTATACCGCGCTGTCGCGCGCGCGGTTCGACGCCTGCCTCGATTTCGCGGCCACCGGAGGCTATGCGCTGCGCGCCTATGACCGCTGGCAACGCCTGATGCAGCGCCCCGACGGCATGTGGCAGTTGCGCGATCCGCGCGCGGCGGCCAGCATCCGCATGAACCTGGGCACGATCATTGATATAGAGACGCTGAAGGTTCGGATGCGCCGGTCGCGCGGCGGTGCGCCCCTGGGCGAGGTCGAGGAAAGCTTTGCCGCCACCCTCACGGCGGGCGATACCTTTTTGATCGGTGGGCAGGTGGTGCGCTATGAAGGCCTGCGCGAAATGACTGTCGAGGTGTCGCGCAGCCCCGGGCGCGACCCGAAAGTGGCGGTGTTCAATGGCACGAAATTCGCCACCTCGACCCTGCTGGCCGACCGGATCTTGCAGATCTTGCAGGCGGAGGACTGGCCCGACCTGCCGGGCCATACCCGCGACTGGCTGGCGTTGCAGCGCGCCGTCTCGCGCCTGCCGCAGCCCGACCGTCTGTTGCTGGAGACCTTCCCGCATGACGGGCGGCAGCATCTGTGCGTCTACGGGTTTGCCGGGCGCAACGCGCAGCAAACGCTGGGCCTGCTGCTGACCCGCCGGATGGAAGATGCGGGGCTGCATCCGCTGGGCTTCGTCGCAACGGATTACGCCACGCTGATCTGGGGGCTGGACCCGGTGACCGACCCGCATGCGCTGATCCGCGCTGCCGATCTGCGCGACGGGCTGGAGACGTGGTTGCAGGGCAATGCGGTGATGAAGCGCACCTTTCGCGCCAGTGCGGTGATCGCGGGCCTGATCGACCGGGTGCATCAGGGGCAGCGCAAGTCGGGGCGGCAGGCGACGTTTTCGTCGGATATCCTTTATGAAACCTTGATCAAGTACGACCCCGGGCATTTGCTGCTGGATATCACCCGTGAAGAGGCGATGCGCGGGCTGGTGGATTTTGGCCGGATCGAGGCAATGCTGGCCCGTGTCGCCGACCGGGTGGACCATGTGGCGCTGCCCCGCGTCAGCCCGCTGGCCGCGCCGCTGTTCCTGGAGCCCGGACGCATTCCGATCCATGGCGCGGGGCGTGAACGCTTGCTGAGTGATGCCGCTGAAAAACTGATGCGCACGGCGGGGCTGACGCCCTGA
- a CDS encoding type II secretion system F family protein, translating into MLNFATENALALVAVAGVLGLALIVVAFVMMTRQRRDPMEKFQQTVRNKGRDPEKNMRRRGSQADNKLDKYARFLEPANEAELSDARRIMVQAGYHGKNAVRDFHALQFILGIGGIFLGLVYTLLLSDRAAQTPLTMAAFTLTPGLLGYYFPKYWVNKRRTARQEEITQGFPDALDMLLICVEAGQSLDQSIRRVGSEIKASYPALGEEFETISQEVRAGKERAAVLKDFGDRCGLPDINSFVTVVVQSASFGTSIGDALRVYAAEMRDKRVMLAEEKANVLPTKLTLGTMMFTVPPLLIILIGPSVYGIVTLLDSANFGG; encoded by the coding sequence ATGTTGAACTTTGCGACGGAGAATGCGCTGGCGCTCGTGGCGGTTGCCGGGGTGCTGGGGCTGGCACTGATCGTGGTGGCTTTTGTCATGATGACGCGACAGCGCCGTGACCCGATGGAGAAATTCCAGCAGACGGTGCGCAACAAGGGGCGCGACCCTGAAAAGAACATGCGTCGCCGTGGCAGCCAGGCTGACAACAAACTGGATAAATACGCCCGGTTTCTGGAGCCCGCGAATGAGGCTGAGCTGAGCGATGCACGGCGCATCATGGTGCAGGCGGGCTATCACGGCAAGAACGCGGTGCGCGACTTTCACGCGCTTCAGTTCATCCTGGGGATCGGCGGGATTTTTCTGGGACTGGTCTATACGCTGCTGCTGTCGGACCGCGCCGCGCAGACGCCCTTGACCATGGCGGCTTTCACGCTGACGCCCGGGTTGCTGGGCTATTATTTTCCGAAATATTGGGTGAACAAGCGCCGCACCGCGCGTCAGGAAGAGATCACGCAGGGCTTTCCGGATGCGCTGGACATGCTGTTGATCTGTGTGGAAGCCGGGCAATCGCTGGACCAGTCGATCCGCCGTGTGGGGTCCGAGATCAAGGCAAGTTATCCCGCGCTGGGCGAAGAATTCGAGACGATCAGCCAGGAGGTGCGCGCGGGCAAGGAACGCGCAGCCGTTCTGAAGGATTTCGGCGATCGCTGCGGCCTGCCCGACATCAATTCCTTCGTGACGGTGGTGGTGCAATCGGCCAGCTTCGGCACCTCGATCGGCGACGCGCTGCGCGTCTATGCCGCCGAGATGCGTGACAAACGGGTGATGCTGGCCGAAGAAAAGGCGAATGTGCTGCCGACCAAGTTGACGCTGGGCACGATGATGTTCACGGTGCCGCCATTGCTGATCATCCTGATCGGGCCTTCGGTCTATGGGATTGTCACGTTGTTGGACTCGGCGAATTTCGGTGGCTGA
- a CDS encoding tetratricopeptide repeat protein, producing the protein MRQWIVVPLFISGIFTVSACGDRIGAEASRQSDAIALVDQTNMTEIMMSAADPLEAISFFEAAIVQTPDRIELHRGLAKSLIRANRASAAVPVWNRVVAMPGSVHDDRVALAEALIRDNKWAEAEATLDQIPPTHETYERYRLEAMVADGNQEWAKADSFYEIASGLTTRPGSVYNNWGYSKLTRGDARDAERLFVQALQYDPNLFTAKNNMVLARAAQRQYQLPLVDMTQTERAQLLHTMAIAAIRQGDVNVGRGLLQEAIDAHPQHFEPAVRALRALEANVRTG; encoded by the coding sequence ATGCGCCAATGGATCGTTGTGCCGCTGTTCATCAGCGGCATCTTTACGGTATCGGCATGCGGTGACCGTATCGGCGCCGAAGCCAGCCGCCAGTCGGATGCGATTGCGCTGGTCGATCAGACGAATATGACCGAAATCATGATGTCCGCCGCCGACCCGCTGGAAGCGATCAGCTTCTTCGAGGCTGCGATTGTGCAAACACCGGACCGGATCGAACTGCACCGCGGGCTGGCCAAGTCGCTGATCCGCGCCAATCGCGCCAGCGCAGCAGTCCCTGTGTGGAACCGCGTGGTGGCGATGCCGGGCAGCGTACATGACGACCGCGTCGCCTTGGCCGAGGCCCTGATCCGTGACAACAAATGGGCCGAAGCCGAAGCAACGCTGGACCAGATCCCCCCCACGCACGAGACTTATGAGAGGTATCGGCTGGAAGCGATGGTGGCCGACGGCAACCAGGAATGGGCCAAGGCCGACAGCTTCTATGAAATCGCATCGGGGCTGACGACGCGTCCGGGCAGCGTCTACAACAACTGGGGCTATTCCAAGCTGACGCGCGGCGATGCCCGCGACGCCGAACGGCTGTTCGTGCAGGCGCTGCAATACGACCCCAACCTGTTCACCGCGAAGAACAACATGGTGCTGGCCCGCGCCGCGCAGCGCCAGTACCAATTGCCCCTGGTCGACATGACCCAGACGGAGCGCGCGCAATTGTTGCACACCATGGCCATCGCCGCGATCCGTCAGGGTGATGTGAACGTGGGCCGCGGCCTGCTGCAAGAGGCGATTGACGCACATCCGCAGCATTTTGAACCCGCCGTACGGGCGCTGCGCGCGCTTGAAGCCAACGTCCGGACGGGATGA
- a CDS encoding ATPase: MAEETRQIPPPAVPRTLEDTGLSHVLMRDMLIKTMFRLSVTEFADIARALCLPVTLTQELIDQCRAESLVEMLATLGAGATKAAAVQLTEAGRKRALEALGQSEYYGALPVPLDVYAEQVKLQSIRNIHIGRDQLLAAMGDLILPPDLLNHLGPAVSSGRSILLYGPPGNGKSSISNGIRAALGDRIYVPRAVLHAGQVISVYDPIVHSKAEVSVDNPLMLRQRGNRFDGRYVLCERPTVVTGGELSLAMLDLTYNPVSRTYQAPLQFKATGGVFIVDDLGRQDEAPQALVNRWIVPLEMNYDILTLQSGEKFVVPFDTLVIFSTNFHPNTIFDQAALRRIFYKIKIDGPGQTDFLKIFALVARKRGMPLNEEALIYLLQHKYPQIDNVYANYQPVFLIDQMLAICRFEGKPNHMSPELIDRAWSNMFVKDEVITR; this comes from the coding sequence ATGGCTGAAGAAACCCGACAGATTCCGCCCCCCGCCGTGCCGCGCACGCTGGAAGATACCGGGCTATCCCATGTCTTGATGCGCGATATGCTGATCAAGACGATGTTCCGTCTTTCGGTCACCGAATTTGCGGATATCGCGCGGGCGCTGTGCCTGCCGGTGACGCTGACGCAAGAGTTGATCGACCAGTGCCGCGCGGAATCGCTGGTCGAGATGCTGGCCACGCTGGGCGCCGGGGCGACGAAGGCCGCCGCCGTCCAACTGACCGAGGCCGGGCGCAAACGCGCGCTGGAGGCGTTGGGCCAGTCGGAATATTACGGTGCGCTGCCCGTCCCGCTGGACGTCTATGCCGAACAGGTCAAGCTGCAATCCATCCGCAATATTCACATCGGGCGCGATCAGTTGCTGGCGGCAATGGGCGATCTGATCTTGCCGCCTGACCTGTTGAACCATCTGGGGCCTGCGGTGTCGTCGGGACGGTCGATCCTGCTTTATGGTCCGCCGGGCAACGGCAAGTCCTCGATCTCGAACGGGATCAGGGCGGCGCTGGGCGACCGAATCTATGTGCCGCGCGCGGTGCTGCACGCGGGGCAGGTCATCAGCGTCTACGATCCCATTGTGCATTCCAAGGCCGAGGTCTCTGTCGACAACCCCTTGATGCTGCGCCAACGCGGCAACCGTTTCGACGGGCGCTATGTGCTCTGCGAACGGCCCACTGTGGTCACGGGGGGCGAGTTGTCGCTGGCCATGCTGGACCTGACCTACAACCCGGTGTCGCGCACCTATCAAGCGCCATTGCAGTTCAAGGCGACGGGGGGTGTGTTCATCGTCGATGATCTGGGTCGGCAGGACGAAGCCCCCCAGGCGTTGGTGAACCGCTGGATCGTCCCACTGGAGATGAATTACGACATCCTGACCCTGCAATCGGGCGAGAAATTCGTGGTGCCCTTTGATACGCTGGTGATCTTTTCGACCAACTTCCACCCCAATACAATCTTCGATCAGGCAGCGTTGCGGCGGATTTTCTACAAGATCAAGATTGACGGGCCGGGGCAGACGGATTTCCTGAAAATCTTTGCCCTCGTGGCGCGCAAGCGGGGCATGCCTCTGAATGAAGAGGCGCTTATCTACCTGCTTCAGCACAAATATCCGCAGATCGACAACGTCTATGCCAATTACCAGCCGGTGTTCCTGATCGACCAGATGCTGGCGATTTGCCGGTTCGAGGGCAAGCCCAACCACATGTCGCCCGAATTGATCGACCGCGCCTGGTCCAACATGTTCGTCAAGGATGAGGTGATTACCCGCTAA
- a CDS encoding tetratricopeptide repeat protein produces MKPLLAAFLAICVLAGCASDRRLADGLQAPALSRDVPVVADTADGLVIGHRLMAAGEYELALRAYYRATAEQGATVDVLSAIGSANLRLGRVGQAEQMLRRALDRDQTFVPALNNLGVVLMEQREWGEARRVFQTAFALDSGRSDEIRENLRLAIAKSENPGYAETEANNLSLVRRGSGRYLLLSAPL; encoded by the coding sequence ATGAAACCCTTGCTGGCGGCTTTTCTGGCGATCTGTGTTCTGGCGGGCTGCGCGTCTGACCGGCGGCTGGCGGATGGGTTGCAGGCCCCCGCGCTGTCGCGCGATGTGCCCGTTGTGGCGGATACGGCAGATGGGCTGGTGATCGGTCACAGGCTGATGGCGGCGGGCGAGTATGAGCTGGCGCTGCGGGCCTATTACCGCGCCACGGCGGAACAAGGCGCGACGGTGGATGTGCTGTCGGCCATCGGCTCTGCCAATTTGCGGCTGGGCCGGGTGGGGCAGGCGGAACAGATGCTGCGCCGCGCGCTGGACCGTGACCAGACCTTTGTGCCCGCGCTGAACAATCTGGGCGTGGTGCTGATGGAACAGCGCGAATGGGGCGAGGCGCGGCGCGTTTTCCAGACGGCTTTCGCGCTGGATAGTGGCAGATCGGATGAAATCCGCGAAAATCTGCGACTTGCTATCGCAAAATCCGAAAATCCGGGCTATGCTGAAACTGAGGCAAATAATCTATCCTTGGTGCGGCGTGGAAGCGGGCGATACCTGCTCTTGTCAGCACCGTTGTGA
- a CDS encoding type II secretion system F family protein, translating to MELSLSPFVYVAIFVGVLMLVEGIYLLFFGKAIRLGNRMNRRLSMIEEGKTNNEVLEQLRREMNQHVLTNGIPLYSLLAERARKANIAFSPAMLVGVMVGLSVVAFGALSLLTAAPMGVRVLVSATMGVGGVFFWVSNKAKKRLSMIEEQLPDAIDLIVRSLRVGHPFNAALAMAAREVPDPLGTEFGLISDEANYGRDLGEVLQEFADRVGMPDLRFFAVAVSIQQTSGGNLAEILDGLSKVIRARFKLFRRVRAITSEAKWSGMFLSAFPIVAMIAISVIEPNYYDEVKETALFIPTALVVAAFLVINVLYMRKMVNIKV from the coding sequence ATGGAATTGTCGCTAAGCCCGTTTGTCTATGTCGCGATTTTCGTGGGCGTCTTGATGCTGGTCGAAGGCATCTACCTTCTGTTCTTTGGTAAGGCGATCCGGTTGGGCAACCGGATGAACCGTCGTCTGAGCATGATCGAGGAAGGCAAGACCAACAATGAGGTCTTGGAACAGCTGCGCCGCGAGATGAACCAGCATGTGCTGACCAATGGCATCCCGCTATATTCGCTGCTGGCCGAACGGGCGCGCAAGGCCAATATCGCTTTCTCGCCCGCGATGCTGGTGGGGGTGATGGTAGGCCTGAGCGTGGTGGCCTTCGGCGCGCTGAGCCTGCTGACTGCGGCGCCGATGGGCGTGCGCGTGCTGGTGTCGGCCACGATGGGTGTGGGTGGCGTGTTCTTCTGGGTCAGCAACAAGGCCAAGAAGCGCCTGTCGATGATCGAGGAACAACTGCCCGACGCGATCGACCTGATCGTGCGCAGCCTGCGGGTGGGCCATCCGTTCAACGCCGCATTGGCCATGGCCGCGCGCGAGGTGCCCGACCCGCTGGGCACAGAATTTGGCCTGATCTCGGACGAGGCGAACTATGGCCGCGACCTCGGCGAGGTCTTGCAGGAATTCGCCGACCGCGTGGGCATGCCCGATCTGCGGTTCTTTGCCGTCGCCGTGTCGATCCAGCAGACATCAGGCGGCAACCTGGCTGAAATTCTGGACGGGTTGTCGAAGGTGATCCGCGCGCGCTTCAAGCTGTTCCGCCGCGTGCGCGCCATCACGTCCGAGGCGAAATGGTCCGGCATGTTTTTGTCGGCCTTTCCCATCGTCGCGATGATCGCGATCAGCGTCATCGAGCCAAACTATTATGACGAGGTGAAGGAAACCGCGCTGTTCATTCCCACCGCGCTGGTGGTTGCCGCGTTCCTGGTCATCAACGTTTTGTACATGCGCAAGATGGTCAATATCAAAGTCTGA